The following nucleotide sequence is from Ahniella affigens.
GGTCCGCGTGGGAATAGAGCTGCGGCGGCAGGGGCGTCGAGCCATTCACGTACTGAGCCTGCGTGACTGGCCCAACCAGCGTGCCGACATTCGCCATGATGGCGCAAGGACTGTTGGCCTGGTTGAACAGTGCCGCGAGTTCGGGCATCGAATTGTGCAGCGCATACTGGATGCCGTCTGCCGACGTGGCCAATGGATCATTCAGCGCATGCAGGCCAGCCCGGGGCAACGCCAACAGCGGGCGCACGCCGCCCGCATTGAAGAAGCTGTTGTAGTTGCTTTGTGTGTACGGCACGATGGTGTTGAAGGCGTCGTTGCCGCCATACAAGAACACGCAGACCAGCGCCTTGTAGTCACTGAACACATAGCCGCCAGTGCGCGTGGCTGCCTGCACGAGTTGGACGTTACCCAGAGCCGAGTACAACGAGGCACCACCCAGGGCAGCGTAGAGCGTCTCGCGAATGAATTTGCGACGATCAGGTCTCATGGTTCGCCCTTATTTCTGAATCATGTATTCGGGGGAGGTCTGGATCAGCAGCAACGCGCGACTGATCCGCTGCAGGCGCCAATCGGCGCCGTCGGCACTGCTGATCGGATTGATCGTGTTGAGGATCACCTGGCGCATGTAGGGCGACATCTGCCCGGACATGAAGCGCGTGTTGTAAGCGTCGAGCAGACGCGTGGCCGGATCCGCCGGGCCACCATTCGCATTGCCCGCCAAGGCGGCGTCCTGGCCACGATTGATCACGACATCGCCATTGTCATCGTCCGGGTCGCACGGTTGCGACACATCAAGCCCGAACGCTTTGCCAGCCGTACTGTTGGTGGCATTGGCAATCAGACTGTCAGTACTCAGTTGGAATTCGGGAGCAACCAGTCCGGCTGCCGTCAATTCACCAGGCGGTTTGTACGACGGCAGAAAGAAGTTGAACACACTGAACGAATTCAATGGCGCTTGCGCGACCCCGCTGCCATACACCGAATCGGCCGTCCCCCATGCCGTCACATATCCGGCATAGCGATACGGCTGATTCAAGTAGTGGTACGTGACTGTATTCGGCGGCGAATCGACGGTGTAGTTGCGGCCACAGTGGTGGGTCGCTCCCATGGCCCGCCAGAAGTGAGTCAAGCGAAGCAGCGGCTCGCGCAGCTTGCCGAATGTGTCGGGCTGATCCCACTGCCCATAGCGCGCCTCTTTGTCGAGTAAGATCGCTTGAATCACCGCACGCAAGTTGCCACGCACATGCGACGCGCTGCCGTCGTCTTTGAACACCTGCGTGACGCGTTGCACGTAGGCGGGCGACGGATTGCTGGTGACCAGACGCTGGATCAACTGCTTGCTGATGAACGGCGGCACGTTCGGATGCCGGAAGATGTTGTCGAGTGCGAACTGCAGATCCGATTGCGGTGTGCCCCCTGCGGCCAGCACGCCGCCGTTGACGACACCTGGATAAGACAGCAACTGCTTGCTGATCAGATCATTGCCGGCATTGGTGCCGTTGTCATGATAGGCCGCGAACGGTGCCATCGGTGTCTGGAAATTCAGACCGGTGTTGTAGTCTGGTCCGCAAGTGCTGAAGCCTGCTGATGTGCAGTCCGACCAGTTCCAGCCGGTGAACACATGTGCGAACGCCGTGATCTGCGCTTGGTTGTAGGTGGGAATGGGCTGCCCGGATGACAACTGCTGCGTGCCATCGTCATTCAGCAGATACAGCCCGACGCCAAACAGCTGATTGATCTCGCGCGCGTAGTTCTCGTCTGGGTGCAGGTTGAGCGACAGATCCGCGCGACGATTGCCGAGCATGTTCAAATACACACCCATCGCGGGGCTCAGCGTGACCTGTTCCAATAGCGTCCGATAGTTGCCGAACGCGTTGTTGACCAGGAGGTCGTAGTACGACGCCAGCCCGTTCGGAAACTGCGCGAGCAGCGCGTTCTGGTCTGACACCACGAGAATCTCGCTGAGCGCAAACGCCACGCGCTGG
It contains:
- a CDS encoding DUF1800 domain-containing protein, which translates into the protein MINMNAVVRRSLPGVALLSALVATPVAIAADAAHQPSPMFSHGMEDLNAGPSNANDAARFLAQATFGPTDADINSLLSMGYQNWLNDQFTTAPTSHLDYYRWVTNPAPDLDENAGSTTLRESWFLGALGGPDPKNNLIIHRDQLRQRVAFALSEILVVSDQNALLAQFPNGLASYYDLLVNNAFGNYRTLLEQVTLSPAMGVYLNMLGNRRADLSLNLHPDENYAREINQLFGVGLYLLNDDGTQQLSSGQPIPTYNQAQITAFAHVFTGWNWSDCTSAGFSTCGPDYNTGLNFQTPMAPFAAYHDNGTNAGNDLISKQLLSYPGVVNGGVLAAGGTPQSDLQFALDNIFRHPNVPPFISKQLIQRLVTSNPSPAYVQRVTQVFKDDGSASHVRGNLRAVIQAILLDKEARYGQWDQPDTFGKLREPLLRLTHFWRAMGATHHCGRNYTVDSPPNTVTYHYLNQPYRYAGYVTAWGTADSVYGSGVAQAPLNSFSVFNFFLPSYKPPGELTAAGLVAPEFQLSTDSLIANATNSTAGKAFGLDVSQPCDPDDDNGDVVINRGQDAALAGNANGGPADPATRLLDAYNTRFMSGQMSPYMRQVILNTINPISSADGADWRLQRISRALLLIQTSPEYMIQK